One stretch of Oceanimonas pelagia DNA includes these proteins:
- a CDS encoding DUF411 domain-containing protein, producing MKKSLLSLALLLAGPVLAAPAQVTVYKSPTCGCCEDWVEHMRESGFEVNSIDTEHMGAIKVRAGVKQGLASCHTAEVGGYVIEGHVPAADVKRLLEQRPEVRGLTIPGMPQSAPGMDIPGTPYEVLSFDEQGTTTVFSRYPG from the coding sequence ATGAAAAAGAGTTTATTGAGTCTGGCACTGCTGCTGGCGGGGCCGGTGCTGGCCGCACCGGCTCAGGTCACCGTCTATAAGTCACCCACCTGTGGTTGCTGCGAAGACTGGGTGGAGCACATGCGCGAGTCCGGCTTTGAGGTGAACAGCATCGACACCGAGCACATGGGCGCCATCAAGGTCCGGGCTGGGGTGAAACAGGGTCTGGCTTCCTGCCATACCGCCGAAGTGGGTGGCTATGTGATCGAGGGCCACGTGCCGGCGGCGGACGTGAAGCGGTTGCTGGAGCAGCGGCCCGAGGTGCGCGGCCTGACCATTCCCGGTATGCCGCAAAGTGCGCCGGGCATGGACATTCCCGGCACGCCCTATGAGGTACTGAGCTTTGACGAGCAGGGCACCACCACGGTGTTCAGTCGTTATCCAGGATAA
- a CDS encoding DUF2500 domain-containing protein, which yields MDKFVLWAIVIIAFVVLGRQLYRRFYDHIQPQHSLRVVITGKRVRKFMGRTRQEETDLPPPRVSYYVSFRPHSGGREREFRVSEHLYEQLVPNATGTLVIKGRRFIAFEPDEVILDND from the coding sequence ATGGACAAGTTTGTGCTCTGGGCCATTGTCATCATCGCCTTTGTGGTGCTCGGGCGGCAACTGTACCGGCGGTTTTACGACCATATTCAGCCTCAACACAGCCTCAGGGTGGTGATCACCGGCAAGCGGGTGCGCAAGTTCATGGGCCGCACCCGCCAGGAAGAAACCGACCTGCCCCCGCCCCGGGTCAGTTACTATGTCAGTTTTCGGCCCCACAGCGGCGGCCGGGAACGGGAGTTTCGGGTCAGTGAGCACCTTTACGAGCAACTTGTTCCCAATGCCACCGGCACCCTGGTGATCAAGGGCCGGCGCTTTATCGCCTTTGAGCCGGACGAGGTTATCCTGGATAACGACTGA